The Mycolicibacterium hassiacum DSM 44199 genome includes a window with the following:
- a CDS encoding 1,4-dihydroxy-2-naphthoyl-CoA synthase, producing MSDNPFDPSLWQPVEGFELTDITYHRHVVDGKPQPTVRVAFNRPEVRNAFRPHTVDELYRVLDHARMWPEIGVILLTGNGPSPKDGGWAFCSGGDQRIRGRDGYRYAAGETADTVDPARAGRLHILEVQRLIRFMPKPVICLVNGWAAGGGHSLHVVCDLTLASRQHARFKQTDADVGSFDGGYGSAYLARQVGQKFAREIFFLGRAYTAEQMHAMGAVNEVVDHADLEKAGLQWAEEILGKSPQAIRMLKYAFNLLDDGLVGQQLFAGEATRLAYMTDEAIEGRDAFLQKRPPDWSRFPRYF from the coding sequence GTGAGCGACAACCCGTTCGACCCGTCCCTGTGGCAGCCCGTCGAGGGCTTCGAGCTGACCGACATCACCTATCACCGCCATGTCGTCGACGGAAAGCCGCAACCGACGGTGCGGGTGGCGTTCAACCGCCCCGAGGTGCGCAACGCGTTCCGGCCGCACACCGTCGACGAGCTCTACCGGGTGCTCGACCACGCCCGGATGTGGCCCGAGATCGGGGTGATCCTGTTGACCGGCAACGGGCCGAGCCCCAAGGACGGCGGCTGGGCGTTCTGCTCCGGCGGCGACCAGCGCATCCGCGGCCGCGACGGCTACCGCTACGCGGCCGGCGAGACCGCCGACACCGTCGACCCGGCGCGCGCCGGCCGGCTGCACATCCTCGAGGTGCAGCGGTTGATCCGGTTCATGCCCAAACCGGTCATCTGCCTGGTCAACGGCTGGGCCGCGGGCGGCGGGCACAGCCTGCACGTGGTCTGCGACCTGACCCTGGCCAGCCGTCAGCACGCCCGGTTCAAGCAGACCGACGCCGATGTCGGCAGCTTCGACGGCGGGTACGGCAGCGCGTACCTGGCCCGCCAGGTCGGCCAGAAGTTCGCCCGGGAGATCTTCTTCCTCGGCCGCGCCTACACCGCCGAGCAGATGCACGCGATGGGCGCGGTCAACGAGGTCGTCGACCACGCCGACCTGGAGAAGGCCGGCCTGCAGTGGGCCGAGGAGATCCTCGGCAAGTCCCCGCAGGCCATCCGGATGCTCAAGTACGCGTTCAACCTGCTCGACGACGGGCTGGTCGGCCAGCAGCTGTTCGCCGGCGAGGCCACCCGGCTGGCGTACATGACCGACGAGGCGATCGAGGGCCGCGACGCGTTCCTGCAGAAGCGCCCGCCGGACTGGAGCCGGTTCCCGCGCTACTTCTGA
- a CDS encoding nitroreductase family deazaflavin-dependent oxidoreductase encodes MSKSALPWWLKYVNKAMIGLQKLGVLGEQGPVVLEVRGRRTGRLRRTPVTPMVVDGRRYVVGGIPGSDWAANVRAAGEATLHVGRRAERVRMVELPPDAARPLLRQFPQKVPTGVEFIKRAGLVSGPHPDEFEALAGRCPVFRIDTVSA; translated from the coding sequence ATGTCCAAGTCCGCGCTGCCCTGGTGGTTGAAGTACGTCAACAAGGCGATGATCGGCCTGCAGAAGCTCGGCGTTCTCGGCGAGCAGGGGCCGGTCGTCCTCGAGGTGCGGGGCCGGCGCACCGGCAGGCTGCGCAGGACCCCGGTCACCCCGATGGTCGTCGACGGCCGGCGCTACGTCGTCGGCGGGATCCCCGGCTCGGACTGGGCGGCCAACGTGCGCGCGGCGGGTGAGGCCACCCTGCACGTCGGCCGGCGTGCCGAACGGGTGCGCATGGTGGAGTTGCCACCCGACGCGGCGCGGCCCCTGCTGCGTCAGTTCCCGCAGAAGGTGCCCACCGGCGTCGAGTTCATCAAACGCGCAGGTCTGGTCTCCGGACCGCATCCCGACGAGTTCGAGGCGCTCGCCGGACGCTGCCCGGTTTTCCGCATCGATACAGTGTCCGCGTGA
- a CDS encoding nucleoside/nucleotide kinase family protein — MAAEVSDEPWAERLRALLSRHRRVVLGIAGAPGSGKSTFARRIVRCFDDAVHVPMDGFHLADVELDRLGRRGRKGAADTFDAYGYLALLQRIRAHPGHVVYAPEFDRDIEQPIAGAIPVGPRDRLVVTEGNCLLDDEEPWPTVRELCDEVWFLDIPPEVRRPRLIARHIEFGKTPEQAQAWVRDVDDPNAERIERSRRNADFVVRVGAEHSRPNYGS; from the coding sequence GTGGCGGCGGAGGTGTCCGACGAACCCTGGGCGGAGCGCCTGCGGGCGCTGCTGAGCCGACACCGGCGGGTCGTACTCGGTATCGCGGGCGCACCCGGCTCCGGCAAGTCGACGTTCGCCCGGCGCATCGTGCGGTGCTTCGACGATGCGGTGCATGTGCCGATGGACGGGTTCCATCTCGCCGACGTCGAACTGGACCGGCTCGGCCGGCGGGGCCGCAAAGGTGCCGCCGACACCTTCGACGCCTATGGGTATCTCGCGCTCCTGCAACGCATTCGGGCGCACCCCGGACATGTGGTGTACGCGCCCGAATTCGATCGGGACATCGAGCAACCGATCGCCGGAGCCATTCCCGTCGGCCCGCGGGACCGGCTCGTGGTCACCGAGGGCAACTGTTTGCTCGACGACGAAGAGCCGTGGCCGACGGTGCGCGAACTCTGCGACGAGGTGTGGTTTCTCGACATTCCGCCGGAGGTGCGACGTCCACGGCTCATCGCTCGTCACATCGAGTTCGGCAAGACACCCGAGCAGGCGCAGGCCTGGGTGCGCGATGTCGACGACCCCAACGCCGAGCGCATCGAACGCTCCCGGCGCAACGCCGATTTCGTGGTGAGAGTCGGCGCCGAGCACTCGCGCCCAAACTACGGTTCTTGA
- the fadD8 gene encoding fatty-acid--CoA ligase FadD8, giving the protein MSDALLRHPIHSGHLTVGALKRNKDKPVLFLGDTTLTGGELADRISQYIQAFEALGAGRDTATGLLSLNRPEVLMIIGAGQTQGYRRTALHPLGSLDDHAYVLNDAGVSTLIIDPTPAFVERARGLLEKVPGLKQILTIGPVPPELSDVAVDLTAEAAKYQPQPLVAADLPPDHIGGMAYTGGTTGKPKGVIQTVQSITTMTTIQLAEWEWPENPRFLMCTPLSHAGAAFFVPTIIKGGQLFVLTKFDPAEVLRTIEEQRITATMLVPSMIYALLDHPDSRTRDLSSLETVYYGASAMNPVRLREAIDRFGPIFAQYYGQSEAPMVITYLSKKDHDEKRLTSCGRPTLFARVALLDSEGKPVPRGEVGEICVSGPLVSGGYWNRPEETAETFRDGWMHTGDLAREDEDGFYHIVDRTKDMIVTGGFNVYPREVEDVVAEHPSVAQVCVIGTPDEKWGEAVTAVIVLRPDADRSADAIERTTAEIQAAVKERKGSVQAPKQVIVVDSLPVTALGKPDKKAVRAQFWKDADRAVG; this is encoded by the coding sequence ATGAGTGATGCCCTGCTGCGCCATCCCATCCACTCCGGCCACCTGACCGTCGGGGCGCTCAAGCGCAACAAGGACAAGCCGGTGCTGTTCCTCGGCGACACCACGCTCACCGGCGGTGAGCTCGCCGACCGCATCAGCCAGTACATCCAGGCGTTCGAGGCGCTCGGCGCGGGCCGCGACACCGCCACCGGGCTGCTGTCGCTGAACCGCCCGGAGGTGCTGATGATCATCGGCGCCGGCCAGACCCAGGGCTACCGCCGCACCGCGCTGCATCCGCTGGGCTCGCTGGACGACCACGCCTACGTGCTCAACGACGCCGGGGTGTCGACGCTGATCATCGACCCGACCCCGGCGTTCGTGGAGCGGGCCCGGGGGCTGCTGGAGAAGGTGCCGGGCCTCAAGCAGATCCTGACCATCGGCCCGGTTCCGCCCGAACTGTCCGATGTGGCCGTCGACCTGACCGCCGAGGCGGCCAAGTACCAGCCGCAACCGCTGGTGGCCGCCGACCTGCCGCCGGACCACATCGGCGGGATGGCCTACACCGGTGGCACCACCGGCAAGCCCAAGGGCGTCATCCAGACGGTGCAGTCGATCACCACGATGACCACGATCCAGCTGGCCGAGTGGGAGTGGCCGGAGAACCCGCGGTTTCTGATGTGCACGCCGCTGTCGCACGCCGGGGCGGCGTTCTTCGTGCCGACCATCATCAAGGGGGGTCAGCTGTTCGTGCTGACCAAGTTCGACCCCGCCGAGGTGCTGCGGACCATCGAGGAGCAGCGGATCACCGCGACCATGCTGGTGCCGTCGATGATCTACGCGCTGCTGGACCACCCGGATTCGCGCACCCGCGACCTGTCCTCGCTGGAGACCGTGTACTACGGGGCCTCGGCGATGAACCCGGTGCGGCTGCGCGAGGCGATCGACCGGTTCGGGCCGATCTTCGCGCAGTACTACGGCCAGTCCGAGGCGCCGATGGTGATCACCTACCTGTCGAAGAAGGATCACGACGAGAAGCGGCTGACCTCCTGCGGCCGGCCGACCCTGTTCGCCCGGGTGGCGCTGCTGGACTCCGAGGGCAAGCCGGTGCCGCGCGGCGAGGTCGGCGAGATCTGCGTGTCCGGTCCGCTGGTGTCCGGCGGGTACTGGAACCGGCCCGAGGAGACCGCCGAGACCTTCCGGGACGGCTGGATGCACACCGGCGACCTGGCCCGCGAGGACGAGGACGGCTTCTACCACATCGTCGACCGCACCAAGGACATGATCGTCACCGGCGGGTTCAACGTGTACCCGCGTGAGGTGGAAGACGTTGTGGCCGAACATCCTTCGGTCGCCCAGGTGTGCGTGATCGGCACGCCCGACGAGAAGTGGGGCGAGGCGGTGACCGCGGTGATCGTGCTGCGCCCGGACGCCGACCGCTCCGCGGACGCGATCGAGCGGACCACCGCCGAGATCCAGGCCGCTGTCAAGGAGCGCAAGGGTTCGGTGCAGGCGCCCAAGCAGGTGATCGTCGTCGACTCGCTGCCGGTGACCGCGCTGGGCAAACCGGACAAGAAGGCGGTGCGCGCCCAGTTCTGGAAGGACGCCGACCGCGCCGTCGGCTGA
- a CDS encoding oxygenase MpaB family protein: protein MTSVHTDVGRVALGPSSLLWRWAGDMRIAFEGGTAGLLQTMHPAIGQGLIDHSDFFDDPVDRVFRSLPGILGTVYDGPQAEQTGHRVRDYHHDIKGTLPDGSRYHALNPQTYWWAHATFQRMVDRIALYWDDHRLTADESERLYTEGCEWYRRYGMTMSVVPPDRAAFDREFDRYCREVLAPNPAADYLIKFIERPAIPDMSASPWFPSPPRLRPLADALLPTLPVRMALAPPMRLVIFGGLPPIVRRRFRIRWTRADELAYRAIRRAIRTAWPAVPAALKWYPAAADGWKRELGRLPRRF from the coding sequence ATGACCTCGGTGCACACCGATGTCGGACGCGTCGCACTGGGGCCGTCGTCGCTGCTGTGGCGCTGGGCCGGCGACATGCGGATCGCGTTCGAGGGCGGCACCGCGGGGCTGCTGCAGACCATGCACCCGGCGATCGGCCAGGGCCTGATCGACCACTCCGATTTCTTCGACGACCCGGTCGACCGGGTGTTCCGTTCGCTGCCGGGGATTCTCGGCACCGTCTACGACGGCCCGCAGGCCGAACAGACCGGACACCGGGTCCGCGACTACCACCACGACATCAAGGGCACACTGCCGGACGGCTCCCGGTATCACGCGCTCAACCCACAGACCTACTGGTGGGCGCACGCCACCTTCCAGCGGATGGTCGACCGCATCGCGCTGTACTGGGACGACCACCGGCTGACCGCGGACGAGAGCGAACGGCTCTACACCGAGGGCTGCGAGTGGTACCGCCGCTACGGCATGACCATGAGCGTGGTGCCGCCGGACCGGGCGGCGTTCGACCGCGAGTTCGACCGCTACTGCCGGGAGGTGCTGGCACCCAACCCGGCGGCGGACTATCTGATCAAGTTCATCGAACGCCCGGCGATTCCGGACATGAGCGCCTCGCCGTGGTTCCCCAGCCCACCGCGGCTGCGTCCGCTGGCCGATGCGCTGCTGCCGACGCTTCCGGTACGGATGGCGCTGGCCCCGCCGATGCGGCTGGTGATCTTCGGCGGGCTGCCGCCGATCGTGCGCAGACGCTTCCGGATCCGCTGGACCCGCGCCGACGAGCTGGCCTACCGGGCGATCCGGCGCGCGATCCGCACCGCCTGGCCGGCGGTGCCGGCCGCGCTGAAATGGTATCCGGCCGCGGCCGACGGCTGGAAACGCGAGCTCGGACGGCTGCCGCGGCGGTTCTGA
- a CDS encoding helix-turn-helix domain-containing protein, which yields MTGPGTGARLRRTPRQQRSRAMVERILDAGERVLISHGFDGASTNRIAAAAGISR from the coding sequence ATGACCGGCCCCGGAACCGGCGCCCGGTTGCGGCGGACGCCCCGGCAGCAGCGTTCCCGCGCCATGGTGGAACGCATCCTCGATGCCGGCGAGCGGGTGCTGATCAGCCACGGGTTCGACGGCGCGTCGACCAACCGCATCGCGGCCGCGGCCGGTATCAGCCGCTGA
- a CDS encoding MlaE family ABC transporter permease: MATTRSDSVEVIGAWAGGYLRRHPLAALATVGEQFVLGVRTLQYLFIDLFTGRFQWWEFIRQAAFMAGTAVLPTVLVALPIGVTLSIQFALLAGQVGATSLAGAASGLAVIRQAASLTAAILMAAAVGSAITADLGSRKMREETDAMEVMGVSVIRRLVVPRFVAAIMIGVALTGVVCFVGFLASYLFNVYFQNGAPGSFVATFASFTTTGDMVVALIKAVVFGAIVAVVSCQKGLSTQGGPTGVANSVNAAVVESILVLMIVNVAISQLYIMLFPRVGL, from the coding sequence ATGGCGACGACGCGTAGCGACAGCGTCGAGGTCATCGGTGCGTGGGCCGGCGGCTACCTCCGGCGCCACCCACTGGCGGCCCTCGCGACGGTCGGGGAGCAGTTCGTGCTCGGGGTGCGCACCCTGCAGTACCTGTTCATCGACCTGTTCACCGGGCGTTTCCAGTGGTGGGAGTTCATCCGCCAGGCCGCGTTCATGGCCGGCACCGCGGTGCTGCCGACGGTCCTGGTGGCGCTGCCGATCGGCGTGACGCTGTCGATTCAGTTCGCCCTGCTGGCCGGGCAGGTGGGCGCCACCTCGCTGGCCGGCGCGGCCAGTGGCCTGGCGGTGATCCGGCAGGCCGCCTCGTTGACCGCGGCGATCCTGATGGCCGCCGCCGTCGGTTCGGCGATCACCGCCGACCTGGGCTCGCGCAAGATGCGCGAGGAGACCGACGCCATGGAGGTGATGGGCGTCTCGGTGATCCGGCGCCTGGTGGTGCCGCGGTTCGTGGCGGCGATCATGATCGGCGTCGCACTCACCGGCGTGGTCTGCTTCGTCGGGTTCCTGGCCAGCTACCTGTTCAACGTGTACTTCCAGAACGGCGCCCCGGGCAGCTTCGTCGCCACGTTCGCGTCGTTCACCACCACCGGCGACATGGTCGTCGCGCTGATCAAGGCGGTGGTGTTCGGCGCGATCGTCGCCGTGGTGTCGTGTCAGAAGGGGCTGTCGACCCAGGGCGGGCCCACCGGCGTGGCGAACTCGGTGAACGCCGCGGTGGTCGAGTCGATCCTGGTGCTGATGATCGTCAACGTCGCGATCAGCCAGCTCTACATCATGTTGTTCCCGCGGGTGGGGCTGTAG
- a CDS encoding MlaE family ABC transporter permease: MAAPFVPPLLAPFVRAYNRTTPPIARLGHMLVFFVRALVAVPLVLRHYRAEFVRLLSDIAWGNGSLVVGGGTAGVAVVLGVTVGALVGIEGYNFLDLLGLGPATGIISSLVNTRELAPIALSLAFATQAGCRFTAQLGSMRIAEEIDALESLAIRPIPYLVTTRLMASVIAVIPLYVMCLAVSYLTTQLVVRIISGGATGSYLHYFNLMLSGQDILYSLLKAVVFVWIATTIQCYYGFYASGGPEGVGVAAGHAMRASITVVIIVNMLLTMALWNVDAGARFGG, encoded by the coding sequence ATGGCCGCGCCGTTCGTTCCGCCGCTGCTGGCGCCGTTCGTCCGGGCCTACAACCGGACGACGCCGCCGATCGCCCGGCTCGGCCACATGCTGGTGTTCTTCGTCCGGGCGTTGGTGGCGGTGCCGTTGGTGCTGCGCCACTATCGCGCGGAGTTCGTCCGGCTGCTGTCCGATATCGCTTGGGGCAACGGATCCCTGGTGGTAGGCGGCGGTACCGCCGGGGTGGCGGTGGTGCTGGGGGTGACCGTCGGCGCGCTGGTCGGCATCGAGGGCTACAACTTCCTGGACCTGCTCGGCCTGGGCCCGGCGACCGGCATCATCTCGTCGCTGGTGAACACCCGGGAGTTGGCGCCGATCGCGTTGTCGCTGGCGTTCGCCACCCAGGCCGGCTGCCGGTTCACCGCGCAGCTCGGCTCGATGCGCATCGCCGAGGAGATCGACGCGCTGGAATCGCTGGCGATCCGGCCGATCCCGTATCTGGTGACCACCCGGCTGATGGCGTCGGTGATCGCGGTGATCCCGCTCTACGTGATGTGCCTGGCGGTCAGCTATCTGACCACCCAGCTCGTGGTGCGGATCATCAGCGGCGGGGCCACCGGTTCGTATCTGCACTACTTCAACCTGATGCTGTCCGGCCAGGACATCCTCTACTCGCTGCTGAAAGCCGTTGTCTTCGTGTGGATCGCGACGACGATCCAGTGCTACTACGGCTTCTACGCCAGCGGCGGTCCCGAGGGGGTCGGGGTGGCGGCCGGTCACGCCATGCGGGCCAGCATCACCGTCGTGATCATCGTCAACATGCTGCTGACCATGGCGTTGTGGAACGTCGACGCCGGGGCGAGGTTCGGGGGCTAG
- a CDS encoding MlaD family protein: protein MANSFDLDGRGPSDRQLLAGGVAVIVVLAVISTFLLVKATGRLDPFVRVVADLVNVGDGLPQRSDVKYHGVLVGHVESVTPAAHGNPNYVHINLDRHYARSIPASVTARVVPSNVFAVSSVQLVDRPAADPADAGPIRPGAHIPEDTELPTVLFQTTISKLRDILAATGRGREDRTIGILAAVNAATENRRTELLTAGAQLDRLIGEIDSIVATDPGPTTVSSLIAAARGLQQTAPELLNALHQAVEPMQTLVRQRAQLDALISGTLHTSATTHTALANHTDRMVQITTEMTPVIGVLADTSHHWLPAFVKLNGLSDKFFQEVWRPERDVGNMRMNFSFTPSYTYTRADCPRYGELKGPSCYTAPLVVTRPSLPDVLLPQNYQPPKDLAPPPGTVLGESGNLIAVGPPLVNPNPSLADPNPPLPPGMSPAPPVPGTANPDLAPIPPPPAILSPAAPVAPNPNKPRPPAVEPPPPVPTTFSAAIAPVSGPAAESVRRAGSVTQLLLGPEDPAAENGGEEPR from the coding sequence ATGGCGAACTCGTTCGATCTGGACGGCCGGGGGCCCAGCGATCGGCAGCTGCTGGCCGGCGGGGTGGCGGTCATCGTTGTGCTCGCGGTGATCTCGACCTTCCTGCTGGTCAAGGCGACGGGCCGGTTGGACCCGTTCGTGCGGGTGGTCGCCGACCTCGTCAACGTCGGTGACGGGCTGCCGCAACGGTCGGACGTGAAGTACCACGGGGTGCTGGTCGGCCATGTCGAGAGCGTCACCCCGGCCGCACACGGTAACCCCAACTACGTCCACATCAACCTCGACCGTCACTACGCCCGGTCGATTCCGGCGTCGGTGACCGCGCGGGTGGTGCCCAGCAACGTGTTCGCGGTGTCGTCGGTGCAGCTCGTCGACCGCCCCGCAGCCGATCCGGCCGATGCGGGGCCGATCCGGCCGGGTGCGCACATCCCGGAGGACACCGAACTGCCCACGGTGTTGTTCCAGACCACGATCAGCAAGCTGCGCGACATCCTGGCCGCCACCGGCCGCGGCCGTGAGGACCGCACCATCGGCATCCTGGCCGCGGTCAACGCGGCCACCGAGAACCGGCGCACCGAGTTGCTCACCGCCGGTGCGCAATTGGACCGCCTCATCGGCGAGATCGACTCCATCGTCGCCACCGATCCGGGGCCGACGACGGTGTCCTCACTGATCGCGGCGGCCCGGGGCCTGCAGCAGACCGCGCCGGAACTGCTCAACGCGCTGCATCAGGCGGTCGAGCCGATGCAGACCCTGGTGCGGCAGCGCGCCCAGCTCGATGCGCTGATCTCCGGCACGCTGCACACCAGCGCGACCACCCACACCGCGCTGGCCAACCACACCGACCGGATGGTGCAGATCACCACGGAGATGACCCCGGTCATCGGGGTGCTCGCCGACACCTCACACCACTGGCTGCCGGCCTTCGTCAAGCTGAACGGGTTGTCCGACAAGTTCTTCCAGGAGGTGTGGCGCCCGGAGCGCGATGTCGGCAACATGCGGATGAACTTCTCGTTCACCCCGTCCTACACCTACACCCGGGCCGACTGCCCGCGTTACGGCGAGCTGAAGGGACCGAGCTGCTACACCGCTCCGCTGGTGGTGACCCGTCCCTCGCTGCCGGATGTGCTGCTGCCGCAGAACTATCAGCCACCGAAGGACCTGGCGCCGCCGCCGGGCACCGTGCTGGGCGAGAGCGGAAACCTGATCGCGGTCGGGCCGCCGCTGGTCAACCCGAACCCGAGCCTGGCGGACCCGAATCCGCCGCTGCCGCCGGGCATGTCACCCGCACCGCCGGTGCCGGGCACGGCGAACCCGGACCTGGCGCCGATACCGCCGCCACCGGCGATCCTGTCGCCGGCGGCGCCGGTCGCACCGAACCCGAACAAGCCGCGGCCGCCCGCGGTCGAGCCGCCGCCCCCGGTGCCGACGACCTTCTCGGCCGCGATCGCACCGGTCTCCGGGCCGGCCGCCGAGTCCGTCCGGCGCGCGGGTTCGGTGACGCAGCTGTTGCTCGGGCCCGAGGACCCGGCAGCCGAGAACGGGGGAGAGGAGCCGCGATGA
- a CDS encoding MCE family protein, which yields MRSRGALIGLSLFMVVAVALTWLVYVTLRRDVTGPTVPYSAIFTDVFGLREGDDVRMAGVRVGRVERIELQGKYAKVDFVVQADQQVLGNTVASVTYQNIVGQRYLGLSLGNLGDPHPLQPGSTIPVEQTDPSFDVGTLLNGYEPLFSVLDPKHADNLTKGVIESLQGDEGSITALVDQTAQLTEAFAGKDEELGAVITDLNLVVANLARHNDDLDHIVDQARTVVTTFDARRNQLIDSMGSMAKVIRQLSEISDEVYLPLNEMVQREPGFAKHMLGIEPQLAFVGANLPLMLKGFARVTGEGTYANAYACNLDGTAFFPGLNDVTPIIVAAATPGNKAQYTPKCRNLANG from the coding sequence ATGAGATCGCGTGGTGCGCTGATCGGGCTGTCGCTGTTCATGGTCGTCGCGGTGGCGCTGACCTGGCTGGTCTACGTGACGCTGCGACGCGACGTGACCGGGCCGACGGTGCCGTACTCGGCGATCTTCACCGATGTGTTCGGGCTGCGTGAAGGCGACGACGTGCGGATGGCCGGGGTACGGGTCGGCCGGGTGGAACGCATTGAGCTGCAGGGCAAATACGCCAAGGTCGACTTCGTCGTGCAGGCCGACCAGCAGGTGCTGGGCAACACCGTGGCGTCGGTGACCTACCAGAACATCGTCGGTCAGCGCTATCTCGGGCTGTCGTTGGGCAATCTGGGCGATCCGCACCCGTTGCAACCCGGCAGCACCATCCCGGTCGAACAGACCGATCCGTCCTTCGACGTCGGCACCCTGCTCAACGGCTACGAACCCTTGTTCTCGGTGCTCGACCCCAAGCACGCCGACAACCTCACCAAGGGCGTGATCGAATCCCTGCAGGGCGACGAGGGGTCGATCACCGCGCTGGTCGACCAGACCGCCCAGCTGACCGAGGCGTTCGCCGGCAAGGACGAGGAACTCGGCGCGGTGATCACCGATCTCAACCTGGTGGTGGCCAACCTGGCCCGGCACAACGACGACCTCGACCACATCGTCGACCAGGCCCGGACGGTGGTGACCACGTTCGACGCGCGGCGCAACCAGCTGATCGACTCGATGGGGTCGATGGCGAAGGTGATCCGTCAACTGTCGGAGATCTCGGACGAGGTCTACCTGCCGCTGAACGAGATGGTGCAGCGGGAACCGGGGTTCGCCAAGCACATGCTCGGCATCGAACCGCAGCTGGCGTTCGTCGGCGCCAATCTGCCGTTGATGCTCAAGGGATTCGCCCGCGTCACCGGCGAGGGCACCTACGCCAACGCCTACGCCTGCAACCTCGACGGCACCGCGTTCTTCCCCGGCCTCAACGACGTGACCCCGATCATCGTCGCGGCGGCCACGCCCGGCAACAAAGCCCAGTACACCCCGAAGTGCAGGAACCTGGCCAATGGCTGA
- a CDS encoding MCE family protein yields MADTARKTRKTRRPLESYSKTTLGVAAVAVVAVLVGAMLLIKAAGIGYTQYTARFAQAAALQPGNPITVAGIPVGEVLSLRLNGDHVEAKLKVRDDVQLGKDSRAVIKITTILGSRYLALYPEGPGSLPDKTFDLNHTEVPYDLQEALADVTTTYEQVDSDQFAQSLAVLGNQLKTLPPVVPQALENTHTLSAIIAQRRDQLGELLKTTELVSSTLRRQQANLGNLVNQGNELLGEFVARRATFHAMMDALTVLVQRLSDIVIDDRPELEELLSNLRELSGLLAHNDGMLRSILQTAPIVVRQIANMTGTGNAIDFNASAGLLVDSWMCAISGRAKQFGMIQYFQDCK; encoded by the coding sequence ATGGCTGACACGGCACGAAAGACTCGGAAGACCCGGCGCCCGCTGGAGTCCTACAGCAAGACCACGCTCGGCGTCGCCGCCGTCGCGGTGGTCGCGGTGCTGGTCGGCGCCATGCTGCTGATCAAGGCGGCCGGGATCGGTTACACGCAGTACACCGCCCGCTTCGCGCAGGCCGCGGCGCTGCAACCGGGCAACCCGATCACCGTTGCCGGAATCCCGGTCGGCGAGGTGCTGAGCTTGAGGCTCAACGGCGACCACGTCGAGGCGAAGCTGAAGGTGCGCGACGACGTGCAGCTCGGCAAGGACTCGCGTGCGGTCATCAAGATCACCACGATCCTCGGGTCGCGCTATCTGGCGCTCTACCCGGAGGGCCCGGGATCGTTGCCGGACAAGACCTTCGACCTCAACCACACCGAGGTGCCCTACGACCTGCAGGAGGCGTTGGCCGACGTGACCACCACCTACGAGCAGGTCGACTCCGACCAGTTCGCGCAGTCGCTGGCGGTGCTCGGCAACCAGCTCAAGACCCTGCCGCCGGTGGTGCCGCAGGCGCTGGAGAACACCCACACGCTGTCGGCGATCATCGCGCAGCGCCGCGACCAGCTCGGCGAGCTGCTCAAGACCACCGAGCTGGTCAGCAGCACGCTGCGCCGTCAGCAGGCGAACCTCGGCAACCTGGTCAACCAGGGCAACGAGCTGCTGGGGGAGTTCGTCGCCCGGCGGGCCACCTTCCACGCCATGATGGACGCGCTCACCGTTCTGGTGCAGCGGCTGAGCGACATCGTCATCGACGACCGCCCCGAACTCGAGGAGCTGTTGAGCAACCTGCGGGAGTTGTCCGGGCTGCTGGCGCACAACGACGGCATGCTGCGCAGCATCCTGCAGACCGCACCGATCGTGGTCCGCCAGATCGCCAACATGACCGGCACCGGCAACGCGATCGACTTCAACGCCTCCGCCGGTCTGCTGGTCGACTCGTGGATGTGTGCGATCAGCGGTCGGGCCAAACAGTTCGGCATGATCCAGTACTTCCAGGACTGCAAATGA